The genomic region CGTTTCCCACCAAGCGGGGTAATTTTGATATGGAGGCCATCCGTTTTACGAAACGCATTTTGCAAAGCGGACGGTCACTGCTCATGTTTCCGGAGGGCACCCGAAGCAGAACGGGTGAGCTTCAAGAGGCACGCTCAGGGGTGGCGATGTTGGCGTATCAAAACGGAATTGATATTATTCCCATTCATATTCACGGAACATTCAGGCTTCGGGAGAGTTTTTTAAAATATCCCGGAATTATTGTGAATATTGGGAAGCGAATTCCGATGAAGGACTATCTGAATCGGCAGACGCCCCGGAAAAAGCTTTATCAGGAAATCAGCGACCGCATCATGCAGGAAATTGCTGAGCTCCGCGACCAATCATTTGCTTATCAGGCCTCACTAAGAGGCACTAAATAAAGAAGGAGGACGAACTAAATGCAAGATCAAGAAAAAGAAAATTCACTTCAGAATGACGAAGTGAATGAGAATCCCCAAAACATAACGGAGGGAGGTGGTGAACAGGTTCAGGCGACACCGGAAACCGACGCTGCGGAAACTACGGAAACACCGAGTGTTGAGGAAACCGTTGTAACGGAGACAGTGGTTGAAGAAACGCCGGCAGAAGGTGAGGCAGACACGGGTCCGAAGACACTGAAGTTGGAAGACCTGGTAGAGGAAAAGGAATATTCAGACGATGAAGCCGAATGGTACCGCCAAATTTATGAGCAAACGCTCAACAAATTTCAGGAAGGTGAAATTATCCGGGGCCGAATTCTGGCAATTAACCAGAAGGAAGTGTCTGTGGATATCGGATTTAAGTCTGAAGGCGTCGTTCCTCTGGAAGAATTCAGCAATCCTGAAGAATTAAAAATTGGTGATGAAATCGAGGTCTATCTGGACACGGTTGAGGATCGGGACGGCCAGTTGGTCCTTTCCCGCAAAAAGGCCGATTTTATTAAAGCCTGGGAACAGGTCATTAAATATTTCGAAGAAGACCGCACGATTGAAGGGCGCATTGTTCGCCGGATTAAGGGTGGAATGGTGGTCGATATAATGGGTGTGGATGCCTTTTTACCCGGTTCCCAGATTGACGTGAAACCGGTTCGGGATTTTGATGCCCTGGTTGGCAAGACATTTGAATTTAAAATTGTGAATGTCAATCAGCCCCGGAAAAACATCGTTGTGTCCAGACGTGTTTTGATTGAAGAAGGGCTGAAAGGCCAGCGCGAAAAGATCCTGAACGAGCTGGAAAAAGGCCAGATTCTGGAAGGAACCGTCAAGAACATTACCAATTTTGGCGTATTCATCGATTTGGGCGGCGTTGACGGGTTGTTGCACATCAACGATTTGTCCTGGGGCCGCGTGAGCCATCCGTCCGAGGTGGTCTCCCTGGATGAAAAGATTAAGGTGATGGTCCTTGATTTCGATGAAGATAAAACAAGAATCTCTCTTGGTTTAAAGCAGCTTCAACCACACCCGTGGGAAAATGTGGAAGAGCACTACCCGGTGGGAGCCAAGGTGACCGGAAAAGTGGTCAATATTGCGGATTACGGTGCCTTTGTTGAGCTGGAAAAGGGCATCGAAGGGCTTATCCACATCTCTGAAATGTCCTGGACACAGCATATCCGGCATCCGAGCCAGGTTGTTTCTCTGGGCGATATTGTTGAAGCCATTGTTTTAAACGTCGAAAAGGATGAACGCAAAATCTCGTTGAGCCTCAGGCAATTGGAACCCAATCCCTGGGATGAAATCGAGAAAAAATATGAAGTGGGATCTCACCACAAGGGCATTGTCAGAAATCTGACCAACTTTGGTGCGTTTGTCGAGTTGGAAGAAGGCATTGACGGATTGGTTCACATCTCTGATCTGTCCTGGACCAAGAAGGTCCGTCATCCGAGTGAAGTGCTCAAAAAGGGTGACGAAATCGAAGTGGTCGTGCTGGGCATTGACCGCGACAACCGCCGCATTTCACTGGGATACAAACAGGTCTTCGAAAATCCGTGGGATTCCCTGGAGCAGCAGTACAAGCCCGGTACCCGGGTGAAGGGCAAGATTGTCCGGCCGATCGACAAAGGCCTGATTGTGGAAATTCCTGAGGATGTTGAGGGATTTGTGCCCATTTCTCATCTGGTGGAAATGGACAAACCCGAAATCAAACATATCAGTGATGTCTACAATGCCGGTGACGAAGTTGAGCTGTCTGTGATCGAATTCGACAAGACGAACAAACGAATCGTATTGTCGGAACGTAGTCCGGAGGAGTTGACTCCGGAACAGGGTGGAACCGCTTCGCCTGGTGAAGGAAAAGGCGAAAAACGGCCCCGAATCCGGCGGACGGGCGCGAAACCTTCAAAGAAAGCGGCTGCAGCAGAAAAAACAGAGGAGTCACCCAAAGAAAAAGCAGCAGATGCGGCCAAACCCGAAGCCGAAAAGGAGGACTCTCCCGAACCGGCCGAAACTGCAGCGGAAGCGTCCGAAAAGCCTGCCGCCGCGGAAGAAACAGAAGAAAAAACAACTGAGAAAACGGAAGAAAAAGGGGCCGAACCCGCTGCGGATTCTGTTGAAGAAGAGAAGCCCGCAACTGAGGAAAAACCGGCTGAAGAAGAAAAAACTGAAGATGCTTCCGAAGAAAAGGCGGCTGAAAAACCGGAGGATTCTGAAGAGAAGGAAAAGTAAGTCGTTTATTATTGAACTGATAAAAAAAGAGCCGGCATTTTTTCCGGCTCTTTTCATTTGGGATGGTTTTTTTCTCGTATGTGGCAACGAAGGGAAAATAAGATCAACAATTTGTGATAAAAATTGATTTGCCATTAACACGGCGTCGCTTTATAATTAACTGAAAAATAGGTTATTATGTAACATTTTTCTGTTGATGACCTTCCGAGTGAGGGGGTGGGTTGAAAAAAGGTCAACTAATAAAATCCGATTTTTTCAAAGCTTTCTTTTAACGGGACAATATTACAATCACTTCAGACGATTAGATGCGAATTTATGAAAAAAACGGTTTCATTTTACACATTGGGCTGTAAACTAAATCAGGCTGAAACGGCAGCAATTGCGGCCGA from Calditrichota bacterium harbors:
- the rpsA gene encoding 30S ribosomal protein S1, which translates into the protein MQDQEKENSLQNDEVNENPQNITEGGGEQVQATPETDAAETTETPSVEETVVTETVVEETPAEGEADTGPKTLKLEDLVEEKEYSDDEAEWYRQIYEQTLNKFQEGEIIRGRILAINQKEVSVDIGFKSEGVVPLEEFSNPEELKIGDEIEVYLDTVEDRDGQLVLSRKKADFIKAWEQVIKYFEEDRTIEGRIVRRIKGGMVVDIMGVDAFLPGSQIDVKPVRDFDALVGKTFEFKIVNVNQPRKNIVVSRRVLIEEGLKGQREKILNELEKGQILEGTVKNITNFGVFIDLGGVDGLLHINDLSWGRVSHPSEVVSLDEKIKVMVLDFDEDKTRISLGLKQLQPHPWENVEEHYPVGAKVTGKVVNIADYGAFVELEKGIEGLIHISEMSWTQHIRHPSQVVSLGDIVEAIVLNVEKDERKISLSLRQLEPNPWDEIEKKYEVGSHHKGIVRNLTNFGAFVELEEGIDGLVHISDLSWTKKVRHPSEVLKKGDEIEVVVLGIDRDNRRISLGYKQVFENPWDSLEQQYKPGTRVKGKIVRPIDKGLIVEIPEDVEGFVPISHLVEMDKPEIKHISDVYNAGDEVELSVIEFDKTNKRIVLSERSPEELTPEQGGTASPGEGKGEKRPRIRRTGAKPSKKAAAAEKTEESPKEKAADAAKPEAEKEDSPEPAETAAEASEKPAAAEETEEKTTEKTEEKGAEPAADSVEEEKPATEEKPAEEEKTEDASEEKAAEKPEDSEEKEK
- a CDS encoding 1-acyl-sn-glycerol-3-phosphate acyltransferase, with the translated sequence MFYGLKVLGLIEKTKKAPVIFASNHQSFVDPLVIGSVIRQEIFYFAKQEIFEWFFVRDLARFFNAFPTKRGNFDMEAIRFTKRILQSGRSLLMFPEGTRSRTGELQEARSGVAMLAYQNGIDIIPIHIHGTFRLRESFLKYPGIIVNIGKRIPMKDYLNRQTPRKKLYQEISDRIMQEIAELRDQSFAYQASLRGTK